One window of the Oncorhynchus clarkii lewisi isolate Uvic-CL-2024 chromosome 19, UVic_Ocla_1.0, whole genome shotgun sequence genome contains the following:
- the LOC139375087 gene encoding epithelial cell adhesion molecule-like: MLLNSSSVTPKCRLIHLEMLSKHRTGTMLTGGSLGTKYHPNCDGTGMFRPKQCREEDTKLCWCVNKAGVPVSDKTHDPLKCDRLVTVHVIDIQFTFKAEFTPVAKTMDEIRRQLVLKLDREYTLDKTQILDITVRELYQVVSIRLTDDRTDKEPVDIATVAYYIERDLKSNRFGFEVDGRRLEVARDSVKVLFFHYDHQHMDMMTINPGFAALILIIALAIIIGVSVSVVVQRKALLERRFQFEVIEVQGQNNHLEQQEATMTYFVM, translated from the exons ATGTTATTGAACTCTTCATCAGTGACTCCCAAGTGTCGTCTAATACACCTGGAGATGTTGAGCAAGCACAGGACAGGAACCATGTTAACTGGGGGGAGTTTAGGGACAAAGTACCATCCAAACTGTGATGGAACTGGTATGTTCAGACCTAAACAGTGCAGAGAGGAGGACACCAAACTATGCTGGTGTGTTAACAAGGCTGGAGTCCCAGTCTCTGACAAGACACATGACCCCCTCAAATGTGACAGGCTGGTCACAGTCCA TGTCATTGatattcaattcacatttaaaGCGGAGTTTACACCTGTTGCAAAAACCATGGATGAGATACGAAG GCAGTTGGTATTAAAGCTGGACAGGGAATATACGCTGGATAAAACACAGATCCTAGACATAACT GTGCGGGAACTGTACCAAGTAGTGTCCATCCGGCTGACTGACGACAGGACAGACAAGGAGCCAGTGGACATAGCAACTGTGGCCTACTACATTGAGAGAGAT TTGAAAAGCAACAGGTTTGGGTTTGAGGTGGACGGCCGGAGACTAGAGGTGGCGAGGGACTCCGTCAAGGTCCTATTCTTTCACTATGACCACCAACACATGGACATGATGACCATCAATCCAGGCTTTGCTGCCCTCATCCTCATCATTGCCCTGGCCATTATCAttggtgtttctgtgtct GTGGTGGTACAAAGGAAAGCTCTGCTCGAGAGGAGATTCCAGTTTGAAGTCATTGAG gttcaagggcagaacaaccACCTGGAACAGCAAGAAGCTACCATGACCTACTTTGTCATGTGA
- the LOC139375088 gene encoding intelectin-like → MMYCSLLLMIPLLMAQHTSYTNPSLLGKAPEVPKREKLLRDRCLYIARSCQEIREHYFEFEDGLYYLTTENGMVYQTFCDMTTDGGGWTLVASVHENNIYGKCTLGDRWTSQQGSNPFRPEGDGNWVNMNTFGKVEGATTDDYKNPGYYDIKAQDMSVWHIPNNKPMKDWNPTAILRYHTETRFLSQYGGNLYELFHRYPVKYNAGAPLINNGPSIPIVYDHGDKQTTKAFYGPYAQREFEPGFISFRAINWERAAMAICSGTKPKGGQVDAYCIGGGGHFPEAAPKQCGDFTSFAWNGYGTHKRWSASKDMLEAAVLLFYR, encoded by the coding sequence ATGATGTACTGTTCTCTTCTGCTGATGATCCCTCTCCTGATGGCGCAACACACGTCATATACAAACCCTTCACTTCTGGGTAAGGCTCCAGAAGTTCCCAAGAGAGAGAAGTTACTAAGAGATAGGTGCCTTTACATTGCCAGAAGCTGCCAGGAAATAAGGGAGCACTATTTTGAATTTGAAGACGGGCTGTATTACCTGACCACAGAGAACGGGATGGTGTACCAAACCTTCTGCGATATGACCACAGACGGCGGCGGCTGGACGTTGGTGGCGAGCGTACACGAGAACAACATCTATGGGAAGTGCACGCTGGGTGACCGTTGGACAAGCCAGCAGGGCAGCAACCCCTTTCGGCCAGAAGGGGATGGCAACTGGGTCAACATGAACACTTTCGGAAAAGTTGAAGGCGCCACTACTGACGATTACAAGAATCCTGGCTACTATGACATCAAGGCACAAGACATGTCGGTGTGGCACATTCCCAACAATAAACCGATGAAAGACTGGAACCCCACTGCCATCCTGCGCTACCACACCGAGACACGCTTCCTGAGCCAATACGGGGGAAACCTGTATGAACTATTCCACAGGTACCCAGTGAAGTACAACGCTGGGGCACCTTTGATCAACAATGGACCCTCGATTCCCATAGTTTATGACCATGGGGACAAACAGACCACCAAAGCATTTTACGGCCCTTACGCTCAAAGGGAGTTTGAACCAGGCTTCATCAGTTTCAGAGCAATTAATTGGGAACGGGCAGCCATGGCTATTTGCTCTGGGACCAAACCCAAAGGCGGACAGGTTGATGCATACTGTATTGGTGGTGGTGGGCATTTCCCTGAGGCGGCCCCAAAACAGTGTGGGGACTTCACCTCCTTTGCCTGGAATGGCTATGGGACCCACAAAAGATGGAGTGCTTCAAAAGACATGCTTGAGGCAGCTGTGTTACTCTTCTACCGCTGA
- the LOC139375086 gene encoding 26S proteasome regulatory subunit 4, whose translation MGQSQSGGHGPGGGKKDDKDKKKKYEPPIPTRVGKRKKKSKGPDAASKLPLVTPHTHCRLKLLKQERIKDYLLMEEEFIRNQEQMKPLEEKQEEERSKVDDLRGTPMSVGNLEEIIDDNHAIVSTSVGSEHYVSILSFVDKDLLEPGCSVLLNHKVHAVIGVLMDDTDPLVTVMKVEKAPQETYADIGGLDNQIQEIKESVELPLTHPEYYEEMGIKPPKGVILYGAPGTGKTLLAKAVANQTSATFLRVVGSELIQKYLGDGPKLVRELFRVAEEHAPSIVFIDEIDAIGTKRYDSNSGGEREIQRTLLELLNQLDGFDSRGDVKVIMATNRIETLDPALIRPGRIDRKIEFPLPDEKTKRRIFQIHTSRMTVADDVTLDELILAKDDLSGADIKAICTEAGLMALRERRMKVTNEDFKKSKENVLYKKQEGTPEGLYL comes from the exons ATG GGTCAAAGTCAGAGTGGAGGACATGGACCCGGGGGAGGAAAAAAAGACGACAAG GATAAGAAAAAGAAATATGAACCACCAATCCCCACCAGGGttgggaagaggaagaagaagagcaaGGGACCTGATGCTGCCAGCAAGCTACCTCTTG taactccaCATACACACTGCAGGCTGAAGCTGCTGAAGCAGGAGCGGATCAAAGACTACCTGCTGATGGAGGAGGAGTTCATCAGGAACCAGGAACAGATGAAGCCCCTTGAGGAGAAACAAGAG GAGGAGAGGTCTAAGGTAGATGATCTGAGAGGAACCCCCATGTCAGTGGGGAACCTGGAAGAGATCATCGATGACAACCACGCCATCGTTTCTACGTCTGTGGGCTCTGAGCACTATGTCAGCATCCTCTCCTTTGTAGACAAGGACCTGCTGGAGCCGGGCTGTTCCGTCCTTCTCAACCACAAG GTCCATGCCGTCATTGGGGTCCTAATGGATGACACTGATCCTCTTGTGACAGTGATGAAGGTGGAGAAGGCCCCACAGGAGACGTACGCTGACATTGGTGGACTTGATAACCAGATCCAGGAAATTAAG GAGTCTGTGGAGCTCCCTCTGACCCATCCAGAGTACTATGAAGAGATGGGCATCAAACCTCCTAAAGGAGTCATTTTGTATGGCGCACCAGGGACCG GGAAAACCCTACTGGCCAAGGCGGTGGCTAACCAGACGTCCGCAACTTTCCTGCGTGTGGTGGGCTCTGAGCTGATCCAGAAGTACCTGGGGGATGGGCCTAAGCTGGTCCGAGAGCTGTTCAGGGTGGCCGAGGAACACGCACCCTCAATCGTCTTCATCGATGAGATCGATGCCATCGGGACTAAAAG GTATGACTCTAACTCAGGAGGAGAGCGGGAGATCCAGAGGACTTTGCTGGAGCTGCTTAACCAGCTGGATGGCTTTGATTCCAGAGGCGATGTCAAGGTCATTATGGCCACCAACAGGATAGAGACCCTGGACCCCGCACTCATCAGACCAG GCCGTATTGACCGTAAAATAGAGTTCCCCCTGCCGGATGAGAAGACCAAACGAAGGATCTTCCAGATCCACACCAGCAGGATGACTGTGGCAGACGATGTGACCCTGGACGAACTGATCCTGGCCAAGGATGACCTCTCCGGAGCTGACATCAAG GCCATTTGTACAGAGGCAGGGCTGATGGCTCTGAGAGAGCGCAGGATGAAGGTGACGAACGAGGACTTTAAGAAGTCGAAGGAGAACGTGTTGTATAAGAAACAGGAAGGGACACCAGAGGGACTATACCTCTAA